In Apium graveolens cultivar Ventura chromosome 10, ASM990537v1, whole genome shotgun sequence, the following are encoded in one genomic region:
- the LOC141691216 gene encoding putative membrane-associated kinase regulator 4 has translation MTTNFHSDDHEEEDYIEMELSSHSDRFVGVMSSTTHPPLDFEFQMYSSSLKRCTTISPADELFYKGKLLPLHLPPRLQMVEKLLQNSKSYDTDTFEELLNTPLANNTPAFSAPVKPRNISPSESWQFSRDQNPEENFDELPTEMSGFVGSKTRKSWTRKLKLVKQASLSSKLKFSRSYFRSLFAKPGCSDESSNDDHIIIAKNPFQNIQTEGYEMQPKTKSFAYETSSDTGARSQHRRSFSGSTSFGSFYKSSSSSASERCHKLQPLNRSSSTNPDIENSIQGAIAHCKRSSQQQLHSRKYGSDMGFFSSSASRIVNEDHEREELCRG, from the exons CTACACATCCTCCATTAGATTTTGAGTTCCAAATGTACTCTAGCTCTTTAAAGAGATGTACAACAATTTCTCCAGCTGATGAACTCTTCTACAAAGGTAAGCTTCTTCCACTTCACCTCCCTCCACGCCTACAAATGGTCGAAAAATTGCTCCAAAACTCCAAATCCTACGATACAGACACCTTCGAAGAACTCCTTAACACACCATTAGCTAACAATACACCTGCATTCAGTGCTCCTGTCAAACCCCGGAATATTTCACCTTCCGAATCCTGGCAGTTTAGTAGAGACCAAAATCCTGAGGAGAATTTTGATGAACTGCCAACTGAAATGAGTGGGTTCGTTGGTAGCAAAACGAGAAAGTCATGGACCAGAAAGCTAAAGCTAGTCAAACAGGCTTCCTTGAGTTCTAAACTGAAGTTTTCACGTTCCTATTTCAGGTCGTTGTTTGCAAAACCTGGATGCTCGGATGAATCTTCTAATGACGATCACATCATAATAGCAAAGAATCCATTTCAAAATATTCAGACAGAAGGCTATGAAATGCAGCCCAAAACTAAGAGCTTTGCCTATGAAACAAGTTCAGACACTGGTGCTAGGAGTCAACACAGAAGGTCATTCTCTGGG TCAACTTCTTTCGGAAGCTTTTACAAGTCGTCAAGCTCAAGTGCTTCGGAAAGATGTCACAAGTTGCAACCCCTCAATAGGAGCAGCAGTACAAATCCAGATATAGAGAATTCTATTCAGGGTGCAATTGCACATTGCAAAAGAAGTTCTCAACAGCAGCTTCATTCAAGAAAATACGGAAGTGATATGGGTTTTTTCTCATCATCGGCTTCTAGGATTGTAAATGAGGATCACGAAAGAGAAGAACTTTGCAGGGGTTGA
- the LOC141689254 gene encoding ankyrin repeat-containing protein ITN1-like, translating into MSSSIEEVGDRDLEKGMTTPSINHTPLVEQSLEPSPSPSPSSATAPALVLSNSGKRMDQAGKKKYVKQVTGRHNDTELHLAAQRGDLTAVKKILDDINNQMVGTLSGADFDNEVAEIRASVVNEVNELGETAMFTAAEKGHLEVVKELLKYSNKETLTKKNRSMFDPLHIAATQGHHAIVQVLLEHDPELSKTIGPSHATPLISAASRGHISVVNELLLKDCSLLEIPRSNGKNALHLAARQGHVEIVRSLLEKDPQLARRKDKKGQTALHMAVKGVSCEVVKLLLDADAAIVMLPDKFGYTALHVATRKKRAEIVNELLCLPDTNVNALTREHKTALDIAEGLPLSEDSSDIKECLVRHGAVRANELNQPRDELRNTVSQIKKDVHTQLEQTKRTNKNVYGIAKELRKLHREGINNATNSVTVVAVLFATVAFAAIFTVPGGDNDNGTAVVVSRASFKIFFIFNAIALFTSLAVVVVQITLVRGETKAERKVVEVINKLMWLASVCTSVAFMASSYIVVGRKYEWAAILVTVVGGIIMAGVLGTMTYYVVKSKRNRSLRKRGKSARSGSNSWHHSDFSNSEVDRIYAL; encoded by the exons ATGAGTTCTTCCATTGAAGAAG TTGGTGATAGAGATTTGGAAAAAGGAATGACAACTCCGTCAATTAATCACACCCCACTTGTCGAGCAATCGCTAGAGCCATCACCTTCACCATCCCCGTCATCTGCAACAGCACCAGCTTTGGTGTTGTCTAATTCCGGAAAAAGGATGGATCAAGCTGGGAAGAAGAAGTATGTAAAGCAAGTGACTGGCCGCCACAATGACACGGAGCTGCATTTGGCGGCTCAGCGCGGAGATCTTACTGCCGTGAAGAAGATTCTTGATGATATAAATAATCAAATGGTTGGGACTCTAAGTGGAGCTGATTTTGATAATGAGGTTGCAGAAATTAGGGCATCGGTTGTGAATGAGGTAAATGAATTAGGTGAGACCGCTATGTTTACTGCGGCTGAGAAGGGGCATCTTGAGGTTGTGAAGGAGTTGTTAAAGTATTCGAATAAGGAGACGTTGACGAAGAAAAATCGATCAATGTTTGATCCTCTGCACATAGCTGCTACTCAAGGGCATCATG CTATTGTCCAGGTGCTTCTAGAACATGATCCTGAGCTTAGCAAAACAATCGGCCCATCACATGCAACCCCTCTTATATCAGCAGCTTCAAGAGGTCATATCTCTGTAGTAAACGAGCTATTGTTAAAGGATTGTAGTTTGTTAGAGATACCCAGATCAAATGGGAAAAATGCATTGCACTTGGCTGCTAGACAGGGACATGTGGAAATTGTGAGGTCACTGCTTGAAAAAGATCCACAGTTAGCAAGAAGAAAAGATAAAAAAGGACAGACTGCATTGCATATGGCTGTCAAAGGTGTTAGCTGTGAGGTGGTGAAACTGCTGCTTGATGCTGATGCAGCTATTGTGATGCTTCCTGACAAGTTTGGTTACACAGCATTACATGTAGCCACCAGGAAGAAACGAGCTGAG ATAGTGAATGAGCTATTATGCCTCCCTGATACCAATGTTAATGCACTAACAAGAGAACATAAAACCGCCCTGGACATAGCTGAAGGGCTCCCACTCTCAGAAGATTCATCAGATATAAAGGAATGCCTTGTTCGCCATGGTGCTGTTAGAGCTAATGAACTTAATCAACCGAGGGATGAATTGAGGAACACTGTGAGTCAAATTAAAAAAGATGTCCACACCCAGCTTGAACAAACCAAGAGAACAAACAAGAATGTTTACGGAATTGCTAAAGAACTCAGAAAACTTCATCGAGAAGGAATCAACAATGCCACCAACTCGGTCACTGTAGTGGCTGTGCTTTTTGCAACTGTAGCATTTGCAGCTATTTTTACTGTGCCTGGGGGAGATAACGATAATGGAACGGCCGTTGTGGTGAGCCGTGCATCTTTTAAGATCTTCTTCATCTTTAATGCTATTGCACTTTTCACTTCTTTGGCTGTTGTCGTAGTTCAAATCACATTAGTTAGGGGTGAGACAAAAGCAGAAAGAAAGGTAGTGGAAGTGATTAACAAGCTGATGTGGTTAGCTTCTGTATGTACTTCCGTCGCATTCATGGCATCCTCATATATAGTAGTTGGTCGTAAGTATGAGTGGGCTGCAATTTTGGTTACTGTGGTAGGGGGCATCATAATGGCTGGCGTTCTTGGTACGATGACCTATTATGTTGTGAAGTCCAAGAGAAACCGATCATTAAGAAAGAGGGGGAAGTCTGCGAGAAGTGGCTCCAACTCATGGCATCATTCTGACTTTTCCAATTCAGAAGTTGACAGGATATATGCACTCTAA